The following proteins are encoded in a genomic region of Nitrospirota bacterium:
- a CDS encoding DUF4931 domain-containing protein — protein MTGETDKADLPKKNIREIRINPIVPSESVLIATARSMRPKKEEAPVQHDSRPRVDACPFCKGNEAMTPASIMQVPAAGDWELRIVENLYPVLDDDMTNPNFAYGLQHTIDGYGRHEVVIDHASHGIRIHEMADEHLALLFSLYRSRMDQLYHSDGRLKYVLVFKNSGPAAGASIGHTHSQMIAMPVVPDNVQAEVRSSKAHYEASHQCIFCSLIDEAFTFEALLYDRESGEIRRRVNAGQFVIERSKKFVAIKPFASRYEWEIHILPLEHQADYLDASPDDLADLAVLFKRTMARLNAVLGGVQYNFFLHSLPHGTEYSGNAKSFHWHIEICPRTSIPTGFELGSGLYVNTICPETAAETLRDVVLSF, from the coding sequence ATGACCGGAGAGACTGATAAGGCCGATTTGCCTAAAAAAAATATCCGCGAGATACGGATCAATCCGATCGTGCCGAGTGAATCTGTGCTTATTGCCACTGCCCGCAGCATGCGGCCCAAAAAAGAGGAAGCGCCTGTGCAGCATGATTCACGGCCGCGCGTAGATGCCTGTCCTTTTTGCAAGGGGAACGAGGCCATGACACCGGCTTCCATCATGCAGGTGCCTGCTGCAGGTGACTGGGAACTCCGCATAGTGGAGAACCTTTATCCTGTGCTTGATGATGATATGACGAACCCTAATTTCGCTTATGGTTTGCAGCACACCATCGACGGTTACGGGCGCCATGAAGTGGTCATAGATCACGCATCTCACGGCATACGTATACATGAAATGGCTGACGAGCATCTTGCGCTTCTCTTCTCCCTCTACCGCAGCCGTATGGATCAGCTCTATCATTCTGATGGCCGCCTGAAGTATGTTCTCGTCTTCAAGAATTCCGGCCCTGCTGCAGGCGCGAGCATCGGACATACTCACAGCCAGATGATCGCAATGCCTGTGGTGCCTGATAATGTTCAGGCCGAGGTCCGCAGCAGCAAGGCGCATTACGAGGCATCGCATCAATGTATCTTCTGCAGCCTGATCGATGAGGCATTTACCTTTGAGGCGTTACTGTATGACAGGGAATCAGGCGAGATACGGCGCAGGGTCAATGCCGGCCAGTTTGTCATAGAGCGCAGTAAAAAGTTTGTCGCCATAAAACCATTTGCAAGCAGGTATGAGTGGGAGATACATATTTTACCTCTTGAGCATCAGGCTGATTATCTTGACGCAAGCCCGGATGACCTTGCAGATCTCGCAGTCCTGTTCAAAAGGACGATGGCGCGCCTGAATGCCGTGCTCGGCGGAGTTCAGTATAATTTCTTCCTGCATTCACTTCCGCACGGGACAGAGTACTCAGGTAACGCAAAGTCCTTTCACTGGCATATAGAGATTTGCCCTCGCACGAGCATCCCGACAGGCTTTGAACTCGGTTCAGGACTTTATGTAAATACGATCTGTCCTGAAACAGCTGCGGAGACGTTGAGGGATGTTGTTTTGTCTTTCTAA
- a CDS encoding DNA integrity scanning protein DisA nucleotide-binding domain protein — protein MRDQRKTIIENALRLMRETGSRKMFLFLNTIPECRWWLKSGITEREHIILVIPKNLNLNAQGFKCSCSAIIRSWAGNQTRFSRIKYAFLHGVMQGMINTDSKVVCVLGPSGKSHLDTVTIHDLSLSWSEEFPFDVRGIIKNSAFHTIMAVVDIALDIGALGREGKSVGTIFVIGDTENVLKSSHQAVFNAFKGYPRKERMISLAEVVESIKELAKLDGAIIISENGIVEAAGRHLDAGGTSPKKFRGLGARHRAAIGITRRSKAVAIVVSESTGKVTIFEKGNTVSTLEPLISRRLV, from the coding sequence ATGAGAGACCAGAGAAAGACCATTATAGAAAATGCCCTGAGGCTGATGAGGGAGACGGGAAGCCGGAAGATGTTTCTCTTCCTGAACACCATTCCCGAATGCCGCTGGTGGCTTAAATCCGGCATTACTGAACGGGAACACATTATCCTCGTAATACCAAAGAACCTCAATTTAAATGCGCAGGGCTTCAAATGCTCATGTTCGGCGATCATCAGGAGCTGGGCCGGGAACCAGACACGTTTTTCCAGGATCAAATACGCGTTCCTTCATGGAGTGATGCAGGGGATGATAAACACTGACAGCAAGGTCGTCTGCGTCCTCGGCCCATCCGGGAAAAGCCATCTCGACACGGTCACAATTCACGACCTTTCGCTCTCATGGAGCGAGGAATTCCCATTCGATGTAAGAGGGATAATCAAGAACAGCGCGTTCCACACGATAATGGCGGTTGTTGATATAGCGCTCGACATCGGAGCTCTCGGCAGGGAGGGTAAATCAGTCGGCACAATATTCGTTATCGGCGATACGGAGAATGTCCTGAAGTCTTCGCATCAGGCTGTCTTCAATGCCTTTAAGGGTTATCCCCGCAAAGAGAGGATGATAAGTTTAGCCGAAGTGGTGGAGAGCATAAAGGAGCTTGCGAAACTTGACGGCGCGATAATTATCTCGGAAAACGGGATCGTTGAGGCGGCGGGCAGGCATCTTGACGCAGGCGGAACCTCGCCAAAGAAATTCAGGGGATTGGGAGCAAGGCACAGGGCAGCCATAGGAATTACCCGTCGTTCAAAGGCTGTTGCCATAGTGGTCTCTGAAAGCACGGGCAAGGTGACGATCTTTGAAAAAGGCAATACAGTATCAACCCTTGAACCCCTGATCAGCAGAAGGCTTGTGTAG
- a CDS encoding HD-GYP domain-containing protein, with translation MKGDKKGPDVSGIDTEKLFDGLYGKEAMAEDSDKDALLLKNREAFFNMLEDVSDSYRELELLFTGLVKAMVNALDAKSPWTKGHSQRVAEYAKLMARNMNFNEDDLKDIWLAGILHDIGKIGTYDALLDKPGKLTGEEYEIIKRHPAQGAAIIEGIKQLRDIVPVIRHHHESFDGTGYPDGLKANEIPLQSRIIHVADSFDSMTSDRPYRVSPGKDYAIAEFRKFSGKQFDPYAVEIFLDVIISGQHLRLIKS, from the coding sequence ATGAAGGGAGATAAAAAAGGCCCGGATGTCTCCGGGATCGATACAGAGAAGCTGTTTGACGGACTTTATGGTAAGGAGGCAATGGCTGAAGACAGCGATAAAGACGCTCTCCTTCTGAAGAACAGGGAAGCTTTCTTCAATATGCTGGAGGATGTCAGCGACTCATATAGAGAGCTTGAACTGCTTTTTACTGGGCTGGTCAAGGCCATGGTAAATGCCCTTGATGCAAAGAGCCCATGGACAAAGGGACACTCTCAGAGAGTGGCTGAATACGCTAAACTCATGGCAAGGAATATGAATTTTAACGAGGATGATCTTAAGGACATCTGGCTGGCAGGCATACTTCATGATATCGGAAAGATCGGGACTTATGACGCTCTTCTTGATAAGCCCGGGAAGCTTACAGGTGAGGAGTATGAGATCATAAAGCGGCATCCGGCTCAGGGCGCCGCTATTATCGAAGGCATCAAACAGTTGAGGGATATAGTGCCTGTAATCAGGCACCACCATGAAAGCTTTGACGGCACGGGATATCCTGACGGTTTAAAAGCGAATGAGATCCCTTTGCAGTCAAGAATAATCCATGTGGCTGATTCATTTGATTCCATGACCTCAGACAGGCCCTACAGGGTTTCACCAGGCAAGGATTACGCGATAGCAGAGTTCCGGAAGTTCTCAGGTAAACAGTTTGACCCTTATGCTGTTGAAATATTTCTTGATGTGATTATCAGCGGCCAGCATCTCAGGCTGATCAAATCCTGA